The Rhodococcus sp. X156 genome window below encodes:
- a CDS encoding DUF402 domain-containing protein: MHRPKRETFDVPARTNTDPKGILRAVDTYRVQPWGLYMARPADHVQFHYLESWLLPSAGLRVTVFHFNPGHERDQDFYVDIGEYHRDGEVWHGVDHYLDLVVRTGRSTTLLDTDELLAAHAHGLLDLESSELAVQRAVGAVDGIASHGHDVTAWLGERGMPLTWR, translated from the coding sequence CTGCACCGTCCCAAGCGGGAGACCTTCGACGTCCCAGCGCGAACCAACACCGATCCCAAGGGGATCCTGCGGGCCGTGGACACCTACCGGGTGCAGCCGTGGGGCCTGTACATGGCCCGCCCTGCCGACCACGTGCAGTTCCACTACCTCGAGTCGTGGCTGCTGCCCAGCGCGGGGCTGCGGGTGACGGTGTTCCACTTCAACCCCGGTCACGAGCGCGACCAGGACTTCTACGTGGACATCGGTGAGTACCACCGCGACGGCGAGGTCTGGCACGGGGTGGACCACTACCTCGACCTGGTGGTGCGCACCGGGCGCTCCACCACGCTGCTGGACACCGACGAGCTGCTGGCGGCCCACGCGCACGGCCTGTTGGACCTCGAGTCCAGCGAGCTGGCCGTGCAGCGGGCGGTCGGCGCGGTGGACGGCATCGCCAGCCACGGCCACGACGTCACCGCGTGGCTGGGCGAGCGGGGCATGCCCCTCACCTGGCGGTGA
- the uvrB gene encoding excinuclease ABC subunit UvrB, with the protein MAQQTKQTSEPEHGLRAHSEFRPVSAIPRVKGQFQVVSDYQPAGDQPAAIAELTKRIKAGEPDVVLLGATGTGKSATTAWLVEQVQRPTLVLAPNKTLAAQLANELRGYFPHNAVEYFVSYYDYYQPEAYVPQTDTYIEKDSSVNDDVERLRHSATMSLLTRRDVIVVASVSCIYGLGTPQEYLDRSIGLEVGATMDRETLLRALVDVQYARNDLAFARGTFRVRGDTVEVIPAYEELAVRIEFFGDEIEALYYLHPLTGDVVREVDETRVFPATHYVAGPQRMERATRDIEAELEEQLAKLEGQGKLLEAQRLRMRTAYDLEMMRQVGFCSGIENYSRHVDGRPPGSAGATLLDYFPDDFLLVIDESHVTVPQIGGMYEGDMSRKRTLVEHGFRLPSAMDNRPLRWEEFVDRIGQTVYLSATPGKYEIAKAGGEFVEQVIRPTGLVDPKVVVKPTKGQIDDLVHEIRVRSERDERVLVTTLTKKMSEDLTDYLLELGIRVRYLHSEVDTLRRVELLRQLRLGDYDVLVGINLLREGLDLPEVSLVAILDADKEGFLRSATSLIQTIGRAARNVSGEVHMYADKITDSMKQAIDETDRRREKQIAYNTERGLDPQPLRKKINDILDVVYAEAEDSEGLVSVGGSGRNASRGKRATGEAGRAASAGVLEGRAPGSMPRAELADLIQQLTAQMMEAARDLQFELAGRLRDEIADLKKELRGMDAAGIS; encoded by the coding sequence GTGGCACAGCAGACGAAGCAGACCTCGGAGCCCGAGCACGGGCTCCGCGCGCACTCGGAGTTCCGGCCGGTCAGCGCGATCCCGCGCGTCAAGGGGCAGTTCCAGGTGGTCAGCGACTACCAGCCCGCCGGTGACCAGCCCGCCGCCATCGCCGAGCTCACCAAGCGGATCAAGGCCGGCGAGCCGGACGTGGTGCTGCTCGGCGCCACCGGCACGGGCAAGTCGGCCACCACGGCGTGGCTGGTCGAGCAGGTGCAGCGGCCCACCCTGGTGCTGGCGCCCAACAAGACCCTCGCCGCCCAGCTGGCCAACGAGCTGCGCGGCTACTTCCCGCACAACGCGGTGGAGTACTTCGTCTCCTACTACGACTACTACCAGCCCGAGGCGTACGTCCCGCAGACCGACACCTACATCGAGAAGGACTCCTCGGTCAACGACGACGTCGAGCGGCTGCGGCACTCGGCGACCATGAGCCTGCTCACCCGGCGGGACGTGATCGTGGTGGCCTCGGTCAGCTGCATCTACGGCCTGGGCACGCCGCAGGAGTACCTGGACCGCTCCATCGGGCTCGAGGTGGGCGCGACGATGGACCGGGAGACGCTGCTGCGGGCGCTGGTGGACGTGCAGTACGCCCGCAACGACCTGGCCTTCGCCCGCGGCACCTTCCGGGTGCGGGGAGACACCGTCGAGGTCATCCCCGCCTACGAGGAGCTGGCGGTGCGCATCGAGTTCTTCGGCGACGAGATCGAGGCGCTGTACTACCTGCACCCGCTCACCGGGGACGTGGTGCGCGAGGTGGACGAGACGCGGGTCTTCCCCGCCACCCACTACGTGGCCGGGCCGCAGCGGATGGAGCGCGCCACCCGCGACATCGAGGCCGAGCTGGAGGAGCAGCTGGCCAAGCTGGAGGGGCAGGGCAAGCTGCTGGAGGCGCAGCGGCTGCGCATGCGCACCGCCTACGACCTGGAGATGATGCGCCAGGTGGGCTTCTGCTCCGGCATCGAGAACTACTCGCGCCACGTGGACGGGCGCCCGCCCGGCTCCGCCGGTGCCACCCTGCTGGACTACTTCCCGGACGACTTCCTCCTGGTCATCGACGAGTCGCACGTCACCGTGCCGCAGATCGGCGGCATGTACGAGGGCGACATGAGCCGCAAGCGAACCCTGGTGGAGCACGGCTTCCGGCTGCCCAGCGCGATGGACAACCGGCCGTTGCGCTGGGAGGAGTTCGTCGACCGCATCGGCCAGACGGTGTACCTCTCGGCCACGCCGGGCAAGTACGAGATCGCCAAGGCCGGCGGTGAGTTCGTGGAGCAGGTCATCCGGCCCACCGGGCTGGTCGACCCCAAGGTGGTGGTCAAGCCCACCAAGGGCCAGATCGACGACCTGGTGCACGAGATCCGGGTGCGCAGCGAGCGCGACGAGCGGGTGCTGGTGACCACGCTGACCAAGAAGATGTCGGAGGACCTCACCGACTACCTGCTCGAGCTGGGCATCCGGGTCCGCTACCTGCACTCCGAGGTCGACACCCTGCGCCGGGTGGAGCTGCTGCGCCAGCTGCGCCTGGGCGACTACGACGTGCTGGTGGGCATCAACCTCCTCCGTGAGGGCCTGGACCTGCCGGAGGTGTCGCTGGTGGCCATCCTCGACGCCGACAAGGAAGGCTTCCTGCGCAGTGCCACCTCGTTGATCCAGACCATCGGCCGCGCGGCGCGCAACGTCTCCGGCGAGGTGCACATGTACGCCGACAAGATCACCGACTCGATGAAGCAGGCCATCGACGAGACCGACCGGCGCCGCGAGAAGCAGATCGCCTACAACACCGAGCGGGGCCTGGACCCGCAGCCGCTGCGGAAGAAGATCAACGACATCCTCGACGTGGTCTACGCCGAGGCCGAGGACAGCGAGGGGCTGGTCTCGGTGGGCGGCTCCGGGCGCAACGCCAGCCGCGGCAAGCGGGCCACCGGCGAGGCCGGTCGGGCCGCCAGCGCCGGGGTGCTGGAGGGCCGCGCACCGGGGTCGATGCCGCGTGCCGAGCTGGCCGACCTCATCCAGCAGCTCACCGCCCAGATGATGGAGGCCGCCCGCGACCTGCAGTTCGAGCTGGCCGGCCGGCTGCGCGACGAGATCGCCGACCTGAAGAAGGAGCTGCGCGGCATGGACGCGGCAGGCATCAGCTAG
- a CDS encoding cutinase family protein, which yields MAGTRSRITGGTGAGLLSALAVVGLLSAACSSDSDEAKPAGCADVQAVFVPGTNETSPTADPNVPQGLLKAVADPLRGAVGPDAMGISFVPYIAQFGNPTPYPESQAAGVKATRDLIQSVATKCPSTKFALTGYSQGAAVTGDVATQIGNGEGPVEADKLVAVALLSDPNRSPSTEKLVGPPVEGAGLAGPRAKDFGEVADRVVTFCAPGDLICATPEAARTLSNIPAALAQVGSYMASQVHSSYASYQVEDGKTATAWTAGWLQEKISKS from the coding sequence ATGGCGGGAACGCGCTCGAGGATCACCGGTGGCACCGGAGCTGGACTGCTCTCCGCGCTGGCGGTGGTGGGTCTGCTCAGCGCGGCCTGCTCCTCCGACTCCGACGAGGCCAAGCCCGCCGGCTGCGCAGACGTGCAGGCGGTGTTCGTGCCCGGCACCAACGAGACCTCGCCGACCGCCGACCCCAACGTCCCGCAGGGGCTGCTCAAGGCCGTGGCCGACCCGCTGCGGGGTGCGGTCGGCCCCGACGCGATGGGCATCAGCTTCGTGCCCTACATCGCCCAGTTCGGCAACCCCACCCCGTACCCGGAGAGCCAGGCGGCCGGGGTCAAGGCCACCCGTGACCTCATCCAGTCCGTGGCCACCAAGTGCCCGAGCACCAAGTTCGCGCTCACCGGCTACTCCCAGGGGGCTGCGGTCACCGGTGACGTGGCCACCCAGATCGGCAACGGCGAGGGACCGGTGGAGGCGGACAAGCTCGTGGCCGTCGCGCTGCTCTCAGACCCCAACCGCAGCCCCAGCACCGAGAAGCTCGTCGGCCCCCCGGTCGAGGGTGCCGGCCTGGCCGGCCCGCGGGCCAAGGACTTCGGCGAGGTCGCCGACCGCGTGGTCACCTTCTGCGCACCCGGCGACCTGATCTGCGCCACCCCCGAGGCGGCCCGGACCTTGTCCAACATCCCCGCCGCCCTGGCCCAGGTGGGCTCCTACATGGCCTCGCAGGTGCACTCCTCCTACGCCAGCTACCAGGTGGAGGACGGCAAGACCGCCACCGCGTGGACCGCCGGCTGGCTGCAGGAGAAGATCAGCAAGAGCTGA
- a CDS encoding ABC transporter permease, whose protein sequence is MSEQMTATDGRAPGYRIERTLRVGVELRRQVTRRRTQITMGFLALLPFLLVLAFTLGDSSSTEGGSFVDRATTGGLGFTVFTLFASIGFLLVVVVALFFGDSVSSEASWSSLRYLLAIPVPRGRLLRQKSVVAGLLSLFALVLLPAVALAVGTALYGTGDIVSPLGDTLSYGPGLVRLLGAIVYIAISLLWVAGLASLLSVATDAPLGAVGGAVMVTIVSEILDGIPALEGLRDYLPTHHAYAWTALLSTDVDWSRMAWGTLSSLIYATVFGAAAWYRFSRKDITS, encoded by the coding sequence ATGAGCGAGCAGATGACGGCCACCGACGGCCGGGCCCCGGGCTACCGGATCGAGCGCACCCTGCGGGTCGGGGTGGAGCTGCGTCGGCAGGTCACCCGCCGGCGCACCCAGATCACCATGGGCTTCCTGGCGCTGCTGCCGTTCCTGCTGGTGCTGGCCTTCACCCTGGGCGACAGCTCGTCCACCGAGGGCGGCAGCTTCGTGGACCGGGCCACCACTGGTGGGCTCGGGTTCACCGTGTTCACCCTGTTCGCGTCCATCGGGTTCCTGCTGGTGGTGGTGGTGGCGCTGTTCTTCGGCGACTCGGTCTCCAGCGAGGCGTCGTGGTCCAGCCTGCGCTACCTGCTGGCCATCCCGGTGCCGCGCGGGCGGCTGCTGCGGCAGAAGTCCGTGGTGGCGGGGCTGCTCTCGCTGTTCGCGCTGGTGCTGCTGCCCGCGGTGGCCCTGGCAGTGGGCACTGCGCTCTACGGCACCGGCGACATCGTCAGCCCGCTCGGCGACACGCTGTCCTACGGCCCCGGCCTGGTGCGCCTGCTCGGGGCGATCGTCTACATCGCCATCAGCCTGCTCTGGGTGGCCGGGCTCGCCAGCCTGTTGTCGGTGGCCACCGACGCCCCGCTGGGCGCAGTGGGTGGGGCGGTGATGGTGACGATCGTGTCGGAGATCCTGGACGGCATCCCCGCGCTGGAGGGCCTGCGCGACTACCTGCCCACCCACCACGCCTATGCGTGGACGGCGCTGCTGTCCACCGACGTCGACTGGTCGCGGATGGCCTGGGGCACCTTGTCGTCGTTGATCTACGCCACGGTGTTCGGCGCAGCCGCCTGGTACCGGTTCAGCCGCAAGGACATCACCAGCTGA
- a CDS encoding alpha/beta fold hydrolase, which produces MSRSRLTRPLVLLGVVVLLAGVLLAVTVSRASGASGVAERAVSIDVTDGPARDQPVTVDATLFTPDATPAPAVLLAHGFGGTKDSVAAQARQLARDGFVVLTYSARGFGRTTGQIAVNSPDYEVVDAQALLDYLAQQPQVQLDSPGDPRVGVAGGSYGGALSLSLAGRDPRVDAVAASITWNDLGQSLFPELATTSGALPDTPAAGATGTDGVLKRSWAGIFFAAGATNPLAGPCGTFVPEICAAYNTAAETGRPSPELVELLRRSSPVATNAAVRAPTLLVQGQQDTLFGLDQSDANARQIAATGTPVTTTWFAGGHDGATSNATTEAEVTDFLAFHLAGRGDDPGTSFSYQLAGPLSSSGNQRTRTIRVPAYPGLQADDPTPTRRLDLTGPTQPISRPAGASPSSLSTVPGLSSAFAGLASGEASAAALNGSTALDVPGQAAVFRTEPVSSTVTITGSSRVTLEVTGLGQTRDAVLYAKLYDVGADGRRTLPGGGVAAFRVPALSPGGPATPVTVTLPGIVTSVPTGHHLELVVSTTDQAYATPLTPAQYAVALAPGGALTLPSVSGTSESSGTVPVGAAAGIAAILAGLVVVAVVGRLRRRRRAVSDHDGSDVPLVVSGLAKSYADGYRAVDGVDFAVQHGQVLGLLGPNGAGKTTILRMLMGLIAPSSGEIRVFGHRVSAGSPVLSRIGSFVEGSGFLPHLSGAENLRMYWAATGRPAADAHLEEALAIAGLGSAVERTVKSYSQGMRQRLAIAQAMLGLPDLLVLDEPTNGLDPPQIMAMRAVLRDYARTGRTVLVSSHLLSEVEQTCSHVVVVHKGKVVAAGTVQEIVAADGRVVLRVDDADRTAAVLHQLPGVGAVTVTEVDAGTSAGLVQADLEQVPAAEAVRSLVQAGVGVSSVAPRNRLEDVFLALVETPGGSTTPGDGKQPAEASAPAAERVDR; this is translated from the coding sequence ATGTCCCGTAGCCGTCTGACGCGCCCGCTGGTCCTGCTCGGCGTGGTGGTGCTCCTCGCTGGCGTCCTCCTCGCGGTCACCGTGAGCCGGGCCAGCGGTGCGTCCGGGGTCGCCGAGCGCGCGGTGAGCATCGACGTCACCGACGGGCCGGCCCGCGACCAGCCGGTCACCGTGGACGCCACGCTGTTCACCCCCGACGCCACGCCCGCGCCGGCGGTGCTGCTGGCCCACGGCTTCGGCGGCACCAAGGACTCCGTGGCCGCGCAGGCCCGCCAGCTCGCTCGGGACGGCTTCGTCGTGCTCACCTACAGCGCCCGCGGCTTCGGCCGCACCACCGGGCAGATCGCGGTGAACTCTCCCGACTACGAGGTGGTGGACGCCCAGGCCCTGCTGGACTACCTGGCCCAGCAGCCGCAGGTGCAGCTGGACTCCCCCGGCGATCCCCGGGTGGGCGTGGCCGGCGGCTCCTACGGCGGTGCGCTGTCGCTGTCACTGGCCGGCCGGGACCCTCGGGTGGACGCGGTGGCCGCGTCGATCACCTGGAACGACCTGGGCCAGTCCCTGTTCCCGGAGCTCGCCACCACCTCCGGCGCGCTGCCGGACACTCCCGCGGCCGGCGCCACCGGCACCGACGGCGTGCTCAAGCGCAGCTGGGCGGGGATCTTCTTCGCCGCCGGCGCCACCAACCCGCTCGCCGGGCCGTGCGGCACCTTCGTCCCGGAGATCTGTGCCGCCTACAACACCGCCGCCGAGACCGGCCGACCCTCGCCCGAGCTGGTGGAGCTGCTGCGACGCAGCTCGCCGGTGGCCACCAACGCGGCGGTGCGCGCGCCCACGCTGCTGGTGCAGGGCCAGCAGGACACCCTCTTCGGCCTGGACCAGTCCGACGCCAACGCCCGCCAGATCGCCGCCACCGGCACCCCGGTGACCACCACCTGGTTCGCCGGCGGGCACGACGGGGCCACCAGCAACGCCACCACCGAGGCCGAGGTCACCGACTTCCTGGCCTTCCACCTGGCCGGGCGCGGTGACGACCCCGGCACCTCCTTCAGCTACCAGCTCGCCGGTCCGCTGAGCAGCAGCGGCAACCAGCGCACCCGCACCATCCGGGTGCCCGCCTACCCGGGCCTGCAGGCCGACGACCCCACCCCCACCCGTCGCCTGGACCTGACCGGCCCCACCCAGCCGATCAGCCGGCCCGCCGGGGCGTCGCCGTCGTCGCTGAGCACGGTGCCCGGCCTGTCCTCCGCCTTCGCCGGCCTGGCCTCCGGGGAGGCGTCCGCGGCCGCGCTCAACGGGTCCACCGCGCTGGACGTGCCCGGGCAGGCCGCGGTGTTCCGCACCGAGCCGGTGTCCTCCACGGTCACCATCACCGGCTCCAGCCGGGTGACACTCGAGGTGACCGGCCTCGGCCAGACCCGCGACGCGGTCCTCTACGCCAAGCTCTACGACGTCGGCGCGGACGGCCGCCGCACGCTGCCCGGCGGTGGCGTGGCGGCCTTCCGGGTGCCGGCGCTGAGCCCGGGTGGGCCGGCCACCCCGGTCACGGTGACCCTGCCCGGCATCGTCACCTCGGTGCCCACCGGGCACCACCTGGAGCTGGTGGTCAGCACCACCGACCAGGCCTACGCCACGCCCCTCACCCCCGCCCAGTACGCGGTGGCGCTGGCACCGGGGGGCGCGCTCACGCTGCCCTCGGTCTCCGGCACCAGCGAGAGCTCGGGCACCGTCCCCGTCGGGGCCGCCGCGGGCATCGCCGCCATCCTGGCCGGCCTGGTGGTCGTCGCCGTGGTGGGTCGGCTGCGCCGCCGGCGCCGGGCGGTGAGCGACCACGACGGCTCGGACGTGCCGCTGGTGGTCTCCGGGCTGGCCAAGTCCTACGCCGACGGCTACCGGGCGGTGGACGGGGTGGACTTCGCGGTGCAGCACGGCCAGGTGCTCGGGCTGCTCGGCCCCAACGGCGCCGGCAAGACCACCATCCTGCGCATGCTGATGGGCCTGATCGCGCCCAGCAGCGGGGAGATCCGGGTGTTCGGCCACCGGGTGAGCGCCGGCTCCCCGGTGCTGTCGCGGATCGGCTCCTTCGTGGAGGGCTCGGGCTTCCTGCCCCACCTGTCCGGGGCGGAGAACCTGCGGATGTACTGGGCAGCCACCGGCCGGCCCGCGGCGGACGCTCACCTGGAGGAGGCGCTGGCCATCGCGGGGCTGGGCTCCGCCGTGGAGCGCACCGTCAAGTCCTACAGCCAGGGCATGCGCCAGCGCCTGGCCATCGCCCAGGCCATGCTCGGCCTGCCCGACCTGCTGGTGCTCGACGAGCCGACCAACGGCCTCGACCCACCGCAGATCATGGCCATGCGCGCCGTGCTGCGCGACTACGCCCGCACCGGGCGCACCGTGCTGGTCTCCAGCCACCTCCTCTCGGAGGTGGAGCAGACCTGCAGCCACGTCGTGGTGGTGCACAAGGGCAAGGTGGTCGCTGCCGGCACGGTGCAGGAGATCGTGGCCGCCGACGGCCGCGTGGTGCTGCGGGTGGACGACGCCGACCGCACCGCGGCCGTGCTGCACCAGCTGCCCGGGGTGGGCGCCGTGACCGTGACCGAGGTGGACGCCGGCACCTCCGCCGGGCTGGTGCAGGCAGACCTGGAGCAGGTCCCCGCCGCCGAGGCGGTGCGCTCGCTGGTGCAGGCCGGGGTGGGCGTGAGCTCGGTGGCGCCCCGCAACCGGCTGGAGGACGTCTTCCTGGCCCTGGTGGAGACCCCCGGCGGCAGCACCACCCCTGGTGACGGCAAGCAACCCGCCGAGGCGAGCGCCCCGGCGGCAGAACGGGTGGACCGATGA
- a CDS encoding antibiotic biosynthesis monooxygenase, with protein sequence MVIEVAQLTINADAAEGFAEVFAAAVPHVAGAHGFRSAQLTRSIESPLRFVLLVEWETLADHTEGFRGSPAFAEWRALVGPHFAEPPHVEHVEVVGSA encoded by the coding sequence ATGGTCATCGAGGTCGCACAGCTCACCATCAACGCCGACGCCGCGGAAGGGTTCGCGGAGGTCTTCGCCGCGGCGGTGCCGCACGTCGCGGGCGCCCACGGCTTTCGCAGCGCACAGCTCACCCGCAGCATCGAGTCACCCCTGCGGTTCGTGCTGCTGGTGGAGTGGGAGACCCTGGCCGACCACACCGAGGGCTTCCGCGGCTCCCCCGCCTTCGCCGAGTGGCGTGCACTGGTGGGGCCGCACTTCGCCGAGCCACCGCACGTGGAGCACGTCGAGGTGGTCGGGTCCGCCTAG
- a CDS encoding DUF6084 family protein — translation MTQLSFAVLDVQAEPAAAVPQLVARLQIEESSGALVHAMVVRAQVCIEPLRRAAGEEQGLLSRYGPREPWRETERPLRWLQATTMVRGFTGVTETDLPLPCTYDFNVTASQYLHALGEGAVGLRMMFSGTVLTRGSHGFGVQPVSWDCEARHEMPVAVWQDLMAEHYPGTGWLRVGHDVIARLARHKADHGLISWDETLRSLLPAGEAPRTQARLRVGGAASGSG, via the coding sequence ATGACGCAGCTGTCCTTCGCCGTGCTGGACGTGCAGGCCGAGCCCGCGGCGGCGGTGCCCCAGCTGGTGGCCCGACTGCAGATCGAGGAGTCCAGCGGAGCGCTGGTGCACGCCATGGTCGTGCGGGCGCAGGTGTGCATCGAGCCCCTGCGCCGCGCCGCCGGTGAGGAGCAGGGGCTGCTGAGCCGGTACGGGCCGCGCGAGCCCTGGCGGGAGACCGAGCGCCCGCTGCGGTGGCTGCAGGCCACCACGATGGTGCGAGGCTTCACCGGGGTGACCGAGACCGACCTGCCGCTGCCGTGCACCTACGACTTCAACGTCACCGCGTCGCAGTACCTGCACGCGCTGGGTGAGGGCGCGGTGGGCCTGCGGATGATGTTCTCCGGCACCGTGCTGACCCGCGGCAGCCACGGATTCGGCGTGCAACCGGTGTCGTGGGACTGCGAGGCCAGGCACGAGATGCCGGTGGCCGTGTGGCAGGACCTGATGGCCGAGCACTACCCCGGCACCGGGTGGCTGCGGGTGGGCCACGACGTGATCGCCCGGCTGGCCCGGCACAAGGCCGACCACGGGCTGATCAGCTGGGACGAGACGCTGCGCTCGCTGCTGCCCGCTGGTGAGGCGCCGCGCACCCAGGCCCGGCTGCGGGTGGGCGGAGCGGCCAGCGGGAGCGGCTAG
- a CDS encoding glycosyltransferase family 87 protein: protein MAVIEQERATPRTTSTAMAVVQGLVAAAAVLFAVVISDHDFIDLDVYRAAAKSLLDGQGLYGSLPGSPYDLKYIYPPFAAVVLVPVTFLPLDVLHVAWTLGTVALVYFVLRAVMRRLGTSAPELTALALLAPALLLEPIRGTIGFGQVNMVIVALVVADCTGVIPKRFRGVGIGLAAAIKITPLAFGLLLLVRRDFASIVRAGVAFVVAAGIGAVFAWEDTKSFWTDVAYDTDRGGKPWYGPNQAITGPLARLGLPDAVQTGLWALAVLLVVAAAAYAAWQFTRTGEHVLAMCVVALAALLAAPFAASHHWAYVILLLPLLVAPQYRSWRYLLALATVVFLLGAQWDLPGGGDRELHNWDLIQQFVGNGECFVGIALLVGAVVVARERQRSWPTRRTELDVPERSGVQEGSEPVLPR, encoded by the coding sequence ATGGCTGTCATCGAACAGGAGCGTGCGACGCCGCGGACGACGTCCACGGCCATGGCTGTCGTGCAGGGGCTCGTCGCTGCTGCGGCCGTGCTGTTCGCGGTGGTCATCTCCGACCATGACTTCATCGACCTCGACGTGTACCGGGCGGCGGCCAAGTCGCTGCTGGACGGTCAGGGGCTGTACGGCTCGCTGCCGGGCTCGCCCTACGACCTGAAGTACATCTACCCGCCGTTCGCGGCGGTGGTCCTGGTACCGGTCACCTTCCTGCCCCTCGACGTGCTGCACGTGGCGTGGACGCTGGGCACGGTCGCCCTGGTGTACTTCGTGCTGCGAGCGGTCATGCGTCGCCTCGGCACCAGCGCGCCCGAGCTCACCGCGCTGGCCCTGCTCGCCCCGGCGCTGCTGCTGGAGCCGATCCGCGGCACCATCGGCTTCGGCCAGGTGAACATGGTGATCGTGGCCCTGGTGGTGGCCGACTGCACCGGCGTCATCCCCAAGCGCTTCCGCGGGGTGGGCATCGGGCTGGCCGCGGCCATCAAGATCACCCCGCTGGCCTTCGGCCTGCTCCTGCTGGTGCGCCGCGACTTCGCGTCTATCGTCCGCGCGGGGGTCGCCTTCGTGGTGGCCGCGGGCATCGGTGCGGTGTTCGCGTGGGAGGACACCAAGAGCTTCTGGACCGACGTCGCCTACGACACCGACCGCGGCGGAAAGCCCTGGTACGGCCCCAACCAGGCGATCACGGGTCCGCTGGCCCGCCTCGGCCTGCCCGACGCGGTGCAGACCGGGCTCTGGGCGCTGGCGGTGCTGCTGGTGGTGGCCGCCGCGGCCTACGCCGCCTGGCAGTTCACCCGCACCGGTGAGCACGTCCTGGCGATGTGCGTGGTGGCGCTGGCGGCCCTGCTCGCCGCCCCGTTCGCCGCCTCCCACCACTGGGCCTACGTCATCCTGCTGCTGCCGCTGCTGGTGGCTCCGCAGTACCGGTCGTGGCGCTACCTGCTCGCCCTGGCCACGGTGGTGTTCCTGCTCGGGGCGCAGTGGGACCTGCCCGGTGGCGGCGACCGCGAGCTGCACAACTGGGACCTGATCCAGCAGTTCGTCGGCAACGGTGAGTGCTTCGTCGGCATCGCGCTGCTGGTCGGAGCCGTGGTGGTGGCGCGCGAGCGGCAGCGCAGCTGGCCGACCCGCCGCACCGAGCTCGACGTCCCGGAGCGCTCCGGTGTCCAGGAGGGCTCGGAGCCGGTCCTGCCGCGATGA
- a CDS encoding universal stress protein: MTAYRTVLVGTDGSDSSLLAVERAASLAGDAGARLVIACAYFPASPREVKRASEALREESYQVMGSAPAQDTLQTAHDRAKLAGAGEIETRAVSGAPVDTLLALIDEVKADLLVVGNRGLNSLTGRLLGSVPSDTARKAHCDVLIVHTVQ, encoded by the coding sequence TTGACCGCCTATCGCACCGTGCTCGTCGGTACTGATGGTTCGGACTCGTCACTCCTCGCGGTGGAGCGCGCTGCCAGCCTCGCCGGTGACGCTGGTGCACGCCTGGTGATCGCGTGCGCCTACTTCCCGGCCAGCCCGCGCGAGGTGAAGCGGGCCTCGGAGGCGCTGCGCGAGGAGTCCTACCAGGTGATGGGCTCGGCGCCGGCCCAGGACACCCTGCAGACCGCCCACGACCGGGCCAAGCTCGCCGGCGCGGGCGAGATCGAGACCCGCGCGGTCAGCGGCGCGCCGGTGGACACCCTGCTCGCCCTCATCGACGAGGTGAAGGCCGACCTGCTCGTGGTGGGCAACCGCGGCCTCAACAGCCTCACCGGTCGGCTGCTCGGCTCCGTCCCGTCCGACACCGCCCGCAAGGCCCACTGCGACGTCCTGATCGTGCACACGGTGCAGTGA